Genomic window (Pseudovibrio brasiliensis):
GCCGTCATCGGAACAGTTACAATTGCTGACAGGGCAAGTCCAACTGCAAGAACTGAAGATTTGATCGGCATGGGCAACTCCTTCGGGCTGATATGTAAAGCCAAGTCTGGCCTGTTTGGTTTACCAGGTGCTTATGGGGAGGCACCTGTTTTTATCTATGTCTTGAATTCAATATGCGGGAATGGCGTGAAGAAGGCCAATAACGCTTCATCACCGTTTTGCGAACTGGTTGTGAGACCGTGGATTACTCGCTGCAAGGCGCGTGCGGATTGGGATAACTTGCTGGAGATGCTGAGTAATTTTGTGAGGTGGGCTTCTTTAGGGAGCCGCTTCCCAAAACGAAAGAAAGCCACAGAAGATCTGCGGCTTTCTCTAGGGCTCAACGCATATGCTGCCATGAGAATTGGGGAGATATCGGAATAGGCGCTAGGCATCGCCTACCTGCAGCATATGCGCTGATGGAAACTTAGAGTTTGTCTGCAGGAACGTCGCGGATATCAACCCAGTTCGCATCTGCATTGGTGATGGTTTCGATTGTGCGGGACTGCATGCGCTTTACTGCACCATCGTGGGCGTTGAGGTAGAGCTTGCCGTCAACGATGTCCCAGAGCTCTGGCTTGGTTTCAAGCTTGCTGCCGAAGGATGCGCCAACTGCACACCAGCCGCCGTACTGAGGAGCGAATTTAACCGGGTCTGCAACGAACTTGTCGCGGTTTTCAGCGCTGGAGAATTTCCAGGTTACGCCGTCGTACTGCGCGGTGAATTCTGCTTTACCCTGAACAGGCTTGTTTTCAGTGAAGTATGCAACTGGATCGGTGCCGCCAATTGCGTAGCCACCAGAGGTGTAAGTGGAGATTTCATCAGCGAATGCGCCGAATGTGCTTGCGGACAGGGCTGCACCTGCAATGGCTGCTGCAACAGCGATGGATTTGATTTTCATTATATTACCCTCAATGAAACAATGAATTTCGCCGCACAAACAAAGCAAGGTCAGGAAGAATGCTGTGTTTGCTCGACAACCTCGGCCCGCGGAAATTGCCCGTTCTTGCGAGGTGCAATCTTATTGCCTCAGGAGGGTGTACAAGTGCCAATCAAGTGTCTTCACCAAGAGGAGAGCGGCTTTTACTTTTTATGATCGACTTGTAACGCTCTGAATTAACTCTGTAATTTCACGTAGTGTTGGTTTTCTTCCACGGACGAGGCTGGTGAAAAACACAAAACCGAGCAGTTGGTCGATGCTCGTCTCCATAGATGCGGTGGTGTTCCAGTAGACGAATATCTGTCTGAAGTGGGTGCGCTGCTCACCTTCAATCAGAGTAAGTTCCTCCGATAACGAAGGTTCCGCCAGTAAGGTGAGCCAAGCGGTGCCCAAAGGCGTATCATGGAGGGCTGTCAGAATGCCAGTGACTGCTTCCAGCAGATCGTTCTGAAAAGACGACATGCCCGGATAGACTGGTGGCACTTGCCGGAACCCGTAGCGCAAGGCTTCAAGCGCCAAAGTTGCTTTGTTGGGCCAGCGACGGTAGAGGGCCTGCTTGGATGTGCCGGTCAGCTCTGCAATCTGTTGAGTGGATGTGCCGTGATAGCCGTTTTTTGCCAGAGTGTTGAGCGTGGTGCTGAGGATCTGGCGTGTGAGCTCTGTGTTTTGCGGTCGGCCTCGCTTCGTGCTTTGCTCTGGCATCAGGAGAACCTTTCCACGTACTCAGAGGGCGTAATGCCGAAGTTGCGTTGGAAGGCCCGGCGCAGGTTCTGGATGTGTCCGAAGCCGGAAAGGTGAGCGGCTTGTTTGATAGAGCTGCGTTTGAGGAGAGCAGTTCTGGCAAGGTCCAGTCGCAACCGTTCCACGAACTGCGCGGGAGTGGCGCCAATATCTTCTTTCAGGCGACGATGTAGGGTGCGGGTTGAGACGCCAGCGGATTGTGCCATTTTCTCGATGGTCCAGTCCGCTTCTGGTTCTGATAGGATGATCTCTGAGAGCTTGGCGATGTTGGACTGTCCGGCGGCTTGCAGGGAGAGAGCGGAGGAGAACTGAGCCTGTCCGCCATTGCGGCGCAGATAGACCACTAGCTCCTGCGCTGTTTTCAGCGAGATGGCAGAGCCGAGGTCTTGTTCTATGAGATGCAGGGTCAGGTCGATGCCTGCTGTGACGCCTGCTGAGGTGTAGATGTTGCCGGAGTTGACGAAGAGCTGATTGAGTTGCCAGTCCACATTCGGAAACTCAGATTGTGCCGTGGACGCGCGGCTCCAGTGGGTGCTGGCTTGCTTGCCTTCCAGAATGCCAGAGTCTGCCAGAATGAGTGCGCCCGAACAGATAGAGATGATGCGCTCTCCGTTTGTTCTTGCAGCAGCTTCTTTCAGGAGTGGGCGGAGGGTGCTACTGCCCAACTCTTTATCAATGCGGCCACCGGGGATGAGGAGGTCTGCGGCTGGGTTCCAATCGGCAAACGTTCCATCAACTGCAATCTTGATCCCGGGCTGCGTTTCTATAGGCTGTCCGTCAGCGGAAAGAATCCTGAGTTTATAATTGGGGCGATAACTGTCCGCCGTCCAGAAAGCCTGCATAGGGCCCGCCAGATCCAGAAGGTTAATACCGTGATACACGAGTGCATCAATATGACGATGTTGCTCGAGTTGCGTGTTTGGCATGATTTGAAGCTTGAATGTCCTAACTGCCAATTGTTGTAGGCGGTATTCTCAAGGCCGTCAAAGTTTCTTCGAGGAATTAATATGGAACTTTCTGAGGTGGCGGAGCAGGGGGCATCGTACAGAGCCCGCAACTTTCCGCTCATTTTGATTGCAACGGCAATCCTTTCCATGCAGATGCCAATTCTGATTGCGATCAGCGCGCTTGCTGGCTCTTATCTTGCGCCGCATCCCACCATGGCGACTGTGCCACTGGCACTGCAGATGTTTGGCAACTTCCTGTTTGCCACACCGATCTCGCTGTTTATGGGGCGCTATGGTCGGCAGAAAGGCATCTTGCTGGGGGTAGGCTTAAGCATTGTTGGATCGCTGCTGTGTGTTTATGCGCTCTATGCCAATCAGTTTGTTGTTTTGCTGGCCGGTCATGTTCTGCTGGGTATTGCGACCGCGGCTTATACCTTCATGCGTTTTGCTGCGTCTGATAGTGCCAATGAGAAGTGGAAGCCCATGGCGATTTCTCTGAGCATGTCCATGGGGCTGCTCTCAGCTTTGCTGGGGCCAAGCCTTGTTGGTGTTGTGAAGGATGTTGGCGGCGTTATTCCGTTTGTTGGCAGCTATTTGGCCTTGGCAGGTGTTGCTGTGGTTGGTGCACTACCTGTGCTGGGTTTACGTTTGCCGCCGGTATTGAAGAACTCTGGTCAAAGCAAAGGGTTTGTGGAGTCGCTGAAAGTGTTGCGGCGGCCTGCGGTTTGGAGTGCTACGGCGTGTGCTGGGCTATCCTTTGGCTTTATGACTATGCAGATGTCTCCTACACCACTTGCAATGGAGTACTGTGGTTTCTCCGTTGGGCAATCTAGCGATGTGATCCGCTGGCACTTGGTGGCCATGTTCGGACCGAGCTTTGTGACTGGCTATATCATCCGCCGGATCGGAACGACCTCCGTGATGGTGTTGGGTCTGCTGATGTTGGCCGCAGCTGGTGTGATTGGTGCGCTCAGCGTTGAACTGTGGGCATTCTATGTGGCCTTGATCCTGCTCGGTATTGGTTGGAACTTCGGGTTTATTGGGGCGACATCTCGCTTGGTTGAAGTTGTGGCTCCGGAAGATGCGCCTCTTGCGCAAGGCGCCAATGACTCTGTGGTGGCATTGGTCTCTGCGATCTCTGCTCTTTCTACTGGTATCTTGTACAGCACGGTTGGCTGGGCAGGGCTTTCAATCTCAGCCCTTCCGCTCTTGTTGGCACTGGCTTTGTGGCTTGTGGTGGCTGGTGTTCGCGGCAGGCAACTGGAGTATGTCTCCTGATAATCGGTACTAATTGGTTCCGTAATGATGAGAATATGAGGGATGAACAGCAGGGCAGTGATTGTTCTGCTGTTTTTTTGTGTTTATAGCTCTTTGCCAGAGTTCGAGGCGGGCAGTCTTTTGCCCCCATAATTTCGGAGTGAAACATGTCGGTTGATCTGAACACCGTAAAACGTGTTGCCGGGCTGGCTCGCATCAAGGTTGATGACGAGCAGGCAGAGAAAATGACTGGTGAGCTGAACGCGATCCTTGGTTTCGTAGAGCAGCTGGACGAAGTGAACATTGAGGGCGTTGAGCCAATGACCTCTGTTGTTGAGCAGTCCATGAAGAAGCGCGCAGATGGCCAGACCGATGGCGGTTATGCGGACAAGGTTGTTTCCAACGCACCGGTACATGAAGACAACTTCTTCACCGTGCCTAAAGTTGTTGAATAAGCGCCCGATTTCACAAGGATAATGACTGTGACTGATCTTACCAAACTGACGATCGCAGAGGCGCGCGACAAGCTTGCTGCCCGCGATTTTACCGCAACTGAACTGACTGAGAGCTATCTCGGTGCTATCGAGTCCGGCAATGAGGCGCTGAATGCGTATGTTGCTGTGACTGGTGATATTGCCCGTGAGCAGGCCAAAGCGTCTGACGCGAAAATCGCAGCTGGCGAAGCGCGTCCTCTGGAAGGTATTCCTCTCGGCATAAAAGACCTTTACGCGACCAAGGGTGTTCACACTCAGGCGTGTTCTCATATCCTCGATGGCTTCAAGCCTGAGTATGAGTCCACCGTGACGCAGAACCTGTTTGACGACGGTGCTGTGATGCTGGGTAAGCTGAACATGGATGAGTTCGCGATGGGCTCTTCCAACGAGACTTCCTTTTACGGCAATGTTGTAAACCCTTGGCGCCGCAATGGCACTGAGACTGCTCTGGTTCCTGGCGGTTCTTCTGGTGGTTCTGCTTCTGCGGTTGCTGCGCACCTTTGTGCAGCGGCAACAGCTTCTGACACCGGTGGTTCCATTCGTCAGCCTGCAGCGCTGACCGGTACTGTTGGCATCAAGCCAACCTATGGCCGTTGCTCACGCTGGGGCATGGTCGCGTTTGCGTCTTCCCTCGATCAGGCTGGCCCGATTGGTCGTACTGTGCGTGACAACGCGATCCTGCTGAAGTCTATGGCTTCTGTTGATGCAAAAGACACCACTTCTGTTGATGCGCCTGTGCCGAACTATGAAGACTTCATCGGCAAGTCCATCAAGGGCATGAAGATCGGTATTCCGAAAGAGTACCACATGGATGGTATTCCAGCGGAGATTGAGGCGCTCTGGCAGCAGGGCATTGCATGGCTGAAGGAAGCTGGCGCTGAGATCGTCGAGATTTCTCTGCCGCACACCAAGTACGCTCTGCCTGCATACTACATCGTGGCACCAGCGGAAGCGTCTTCCAACCTGGCGCGTTACGATGGTGTTCGCTACGGTCTGCGTGTACCGGGCAACGACATTGTAGAGATGTATGAAAATACTCGTGCAGCTGGCTTCGGTGATGAAGTGAAGCGCCGCGTGATGATCGGCACCTACGTTCTGTCCGCAGGTTATTACGATGCGTACTACCTGAAAGCGCAGAAGGTTCGTACCCTGATTAAGCAGGACTTTGACAATGCATGGGCGGACGGTGTGGATGCAATCCTGACACCAACCACGCCGGATGCAGCGTTTGCGCCGGGTGAGATCACTGATCCAGTGACCATGTACATGAATGACGTGTTCACCGTGACCGCTAACATGGCTGGCGTACCAGGCATGTCCATCCCAGCTGGCCTCAACAAAGATGGCCTGCCACTGGGCCTACAGCTGATCGGTAAGCCATTTGACGAAGGCACCCTGTTCCAGGTTGGTGAAGTTGTCGAACAGGCCGCTGGCCGTTTCGAGCCTTCTGCCAACTGGTGGAGCAAGTAAGCCTCAGCGCTTGCTGCTATGAAATCAGAAAGGCCTCGGAGAGATCCGGGGCCTTTTTTTGTTGGAGGTGATCTGCTTAGCTGCTTTATTTGGGTGAAGCGTGTGCTTTCATATAGGCCGCCATCGCTGGCTGTGCTCTTTTGCCTGCTCTCATTCCACTTTTCACGCTAATCGTGACCAACTTTTGAATGAGCATTTCTTGTTTTTTCTGAAAGCGTCGGCCTTCTGGTGTTCTTAATAGCTCGAGAGCTTTTTGGAGCTCTTCAATCGTATAAGTCTCAAGTGAGAGAGTGCGAATTTCTTTCATTAGTTCAGGGAGTTCTTTTTTAAACTCACTGATGAAAATCTTTTCGATTGCCTGAAGGTGCTCATCACCCAACTTTACATTTCTGGCCTTAAATGACGCTTCAATCTGGGTTCTGAAGCCTTCTCCTGACCGAACTAGTATTGCCTCTTCAGTTGAATCTGTGAGTTGGAACAGTTCCTCCAGCAAGGCTTCCTTTGTGGGCTCTTCTGCATTGGCCAAATTCAGAGAAAAAATGACAAAAAGTATTCCGAAAAGTAAGCGCATTAGATTTCCTATAATCATGTTTGTTCAGTTACTGGTTGTGTAGTTTAGTCAAGTTCTACTAGGCAAGGGAAAATCGGGCTGTTTGTTCAAAGCGATAGCATTGGCCTCGCAATCATCAGCCAGACAATCCCAAGAATCGCGATGAATGCTGGGAAGCCGCAGGCGAACCAGATGCGGTAGAGGGTGTGATAACGGGGTGGTAAGGGTGTGTTGGTCTCGACTGCTGTTGCGGCGAGGTTTCGGAGTTGGATTTGTATCCAGACCACTGGCAGCCAGAATGCGCCAATAAGCACGTAAAGTGCCAGTGAGAGCAGGATCCAGCCCTCGGTTAGTGGCCAGCCAACGTCTTTTGCCAGCAGATAACCGGTGATGGGTTGAACGATCACAGCTGTGGCCGTGAAGAGCGTGTCGGCAATAACAACCGTTCCAGCTGTGTGGGCGATTGCGGCGGTATTCAGCGTTCTGGCGGCGATTACCATGAAGAACGCAATGCCTGCTCCTGTTCCGATGAGAACACATGCACCGATGATGTGCAGGAATTTGAGGAACTCGTAGGTCATCTTTCCTCCATCAGCAGAATGGGAAAGAGGGCAAGGATCATGGTGGGGATCGTTTTCACATAAGGGCCAAGCGGATCAGCCCAGAGGTCCGTTGCCCATATTGTTCCGGCCCCTAGATAACTGAGTGTCACACCAATCATACCTAGGCAGGCGAAGCGGGTGTGCTTTCGGAACAGGATCAAGGTTCCGAGGGTGATATCAGCCAGACTGCCACCTAAAACGAAAAGCAGGGCGAGCGTTGGCGGGAAGCCTCTTTCAAGCAGGACACTTTGTGCCTCATTGAGTTGGATGCCTCCGATGATACCGGAAGCAAGCCAGAATAAAGAGAGGCAGGCGATGGTCAGTGGGAGCAGGAGATAGAGCCTTGCGAACCAACGCTCCTGAGTGGAGCCGGGTAGATCGGCAAGTGTTTTCTGAAGTGTTTTACAGGTGAAGCCACTAGCTTCTTTCCAGTTTGATGTGTCGGCGCAAATGCCCTCCCGTAGTGTTTCAATGGAGGTGCTGCGCAGTGGGGAGCGCCAGCCGAGGTGGCCGAGCATGTCCGCCAGTTTGCTTGTCACTGTCAAAAGCCAGTTTGGCGTTCTTATGGAGTAGCGCCATTCCGGGAAACCTTGCCAGCTTCTTATTGCTTCTGTGAGTTGCCAGAAGCTTTGCGGTGTTTCTTCCGCGAGGTCTGCCGTTGTGCCTTCGGGGATGTTGCCAAGGGCGCACTGGGTGACGGCTTTGGCCAAGTCATCCAGTGAGATGCACTGGATTTGACTATCGGGAAACACTTTAAAACCAATCAGCGGCATCGCGCTTGCAGCTCGCAAGAGGGCCGTGCCGCCATAGGCTTGTGGGCCGATGACGAGGGCAGGGCGCAGAATGAATGCCTGGGGGAGATGCTTCTGGATCAGAGCATCCCCTTTTGCTTTGGTGCGGAAGAATTGGGTGGAAGCCTTGGGGCTCACACCTGCAGCGGAGATTTGGATGAAGCGTTTATCTGTGTCTTTTAACGCCTCACAAATCCGC
Coding sequences:
- a CDS encoding YHS domain-containing (seleno)protein, with the translated sequence MKIKSIAVAAAIAGAALSASTFGAFADEISTYTSGGYAIGGTDPVAYFTENKPVQGKAEFTAQYDGVTWKFSSAENRDKFVADPVKFAPQYGGWCAVGASFGSKLETKPELWDIVDGKLYLNAHDGAVKRMQSRTIETITNADANWVDIRDVPADKL
- a CDS encoding TetR/AcrR family transcriptional regulator codes for the protein MPEQSTKRGRPQNTELTRQILSTTLNTLAKNGYHGTSTQQIAELTGTSKQALYRRWPNKATLALEALRYGFRQVPPVYPGMSSFQNDLLEAVTGILTALHDTPLGTAWLTLLAEPSLSEELTLIEGEQRTHFRQIFVYWNTTASMETSIDQLLGFVFFTSLVRGRKPTLREITELIQSVTSRS
- a CDS encoding GlxA family transcriptional regulator, with the protein product MPNTQLEQHRHIDALVYHGINLLDLAGPMQAFWTADSYRPNYKLRILSADGQPIETQPGIKIAVDGTFADWNPAADLLIPGGRIDKELGSSTLRPLLKEAAARTNGERIISICSGALILADSGILEGKQASTHWSRASTAQSEFPNVDWQLNQLFVNSGNIYTSAGVTAGIDLTLHLIEQDLGSAISLKTAQELVVYLRRNGGQAQFSSALSLQAAGQSNIAKLSEIILSEPEADWTIEKMAQSAGVSTRTLHRRLKEDIGATPAQFVERLRLDLARTALLKRSSIKQAAHLSGFGHIQNLRRAFQRNFGITPSEYVERFS
- a CDS encoding MFS transporter, which produces MELSEVAEQGASYRARNFPLILIATAILSMQMPILIAISALAGSYLAPHPTMATVPLALQMFGNFLFATPISLFMGRYGRQKGILLGVGLSIVGSLLCVYALYANQFVVLLAGHVLLGIATAAYTFMRFAASDSANEKWKPMAISLSMSMGLLSALLGPSLVGVVKDVGGVIPFVGSYLALAGVAVVGALPVLGLRLPPVLKNSGQSKGFVESLKVLRRPAVWSATACAGLSFGFMTMQMSPTPLAMEYCGFSVGQSSDVIRWHLVAMFGPSFVTGYIIRRIGTTSVMVLGLLMLAAAGVIGALSVELWAFYVALILLGIGWNFGFIGATSRLVEVVAPEDAPLAQGANDSVVALVSAISALSTGILYSTVGWAGLSISALPLLLALALWLVVAGVRGRQLEYVS
- the gatC gene encoding Asp-tRNA(Asn)/Glu-tRNA(Gln) amidotransferase subunit GatC — encoded protein: MSVDLNTVKRVAGLARIKVDDEQAEKMTGELNAILGFVEQLDEVNIEGVEPMTSVVEQSMKKRADGQTDGGYADKVVSNAPVHEDNFFTVPKVVE
- the gatA gene encoding Asp-tRNA(Asn)/Glu-tRNA(Gln) amidotransferase subunit GatA, which codes for MTDLTKLTIAEARDKLAARDFTATELTESYLGAIESGNEALNAYVAVTGDIAREQAKASDAKIAAGEARPLEGIPLGIKDLYATKGVHTQACSHILDGFKPEYESTVTQNLFDDGAVMLGKLNMDEFAMGSSNETSFYGNVVNPWRRNGTETALVPGGSSGGSASAVAAHLCAAATASDTGGSIRQPAALTGTVGIKPTYGRCSRWGMVAFASSLDQAGPIGRTVRDNAILLKSMASVDAKDTTSVDAPVPNYEDFIGKSIKGMKIGIPKEYHMDGIPAEIEALWQQGIAWLKEAGAEIVEISLPHTKYALPAYYIVAPAEASSNLARYDGVRYGLRVPGNDIVEMYENTRAAGFGDEVKRRVMIGTYVLSAGYYDAYYLKAQKVRTLIKQDFDNAWADGVDAILTPTTPDAAFAPGEITDPVTMYMNDVFTVTANMAGVPGMSIPAGLNKDGLPLGLQLIGKPFDEGTLFQVGEVVEQAAGRFEPSANWWSK
- a CDS encoding DUF2059 domain-containing protein; the encoded protein is MRLLFGILFVIFSLNLANAEEPTKEALLEELFQLTDSTEEAILVRSGEGFRTQIEASFKARNVKLGDEHLQAIEKIFISEFKKELPELMKEIRTLSLETYTIEELQKALELLRTPEGRRFQKKQEMLIQKLVTISVKSGMRAGKRAQPAMAAYMKAHASPK
- a CDS encoding DUF2269 family protein, with product MTYEFLKFLHIIGACVLIGTGAGIAFFMVIAARTLNTAAIAHTAGTVVIADTLFTATAVIVQPITGYLLAKDVGWPLTEGWILLSLALYVLIGAFWLPVVWIQIQLRNLAATAVETNTPLPPRYHTLYRIWFACGFPAFIAILGIVWLMIARPMLSL
- a CDS encoding SDR family oxidoreductase — protein: MTTRKSAVVLGAYGFIGAACVKHLQAAGFRITGAGRSRSAAHQTFPDIPWHILDIANATTEEWPEIFQSADIIINASGALQDSAKDNLEAIHIQAIERICEALKDTDKRFIQISAAGVSPKASTQFFRTKAKGDALIQKHLPQAFILRPALVIGPQAYGGTALLRAASAMPLIGFKVFPDSQIQCISLDDLAKAVTQCALGNIPEGTTADLAEETPQSFWQLTEAIRSWQGFPEWRYSIRTPNWLLTVTSKLADMLGHLGWRSPLRSTSIETLREGICADTSNWKEASGFTCKTLQKTLADLPGSTQERWFARLYLLLPLTIACLSLFWLASGIIGGIQLNEAQSVLLERGFPPTLALLFVLGGSLADITLGTLILFRKHTRFACLGMIGVTLSYLGAGTIWATDLWADPLGPYVKTIPTMILALFPILLMEER